In the genome of Colius striatus isolate bColStr4 unplaced genomic scaffold, bColStr4.1.hap1 scaffold_151, whole genome shotgun sequence, the window CCAGACCCAAAGTGATGTGCTGCTGGGCCTCCCCAGACCCAAAACAGCACAGTCCTGGGCCCCCAGACCCAAAGTGATGTGCTGCTGGGCCCCCCCAGACCCAAAACAGCACAGTCCTGGACCCCTCCAGACCCAAAATAGCCCCCACCAGGTGCTGCTGGGCCCCCTCAGACTCAAAGCAACTCAGTCCTGGGCCCCCAGACCCAAAATAGCCCCCACCAGGTGCTGCTGGGCCCCCTCAGACTCAAAGCAACTCAGTCCTGGGCCCCCAGACCCAAAACAGCCCCCACCAGGCGCTGCTGGGCTCCCCCAGACTCAAAGCAACTCAGTCCTGGGCCCCCAGACCCAAAGTGATGTGCTGCTGGGCCTCCCCAGACCCAAAACAGCACAGTCCTGGGCCCCCAGACCCAAAACAGCACAGTCCTGGGCCCCCCCAGACCCAAAGTGATGTGCTACTGGGACCCTCAGACCCAAAATAGCCCccaccaggagctgctgggcccGCCCAGACCCAAAAACAACACAGTCTTGGGCCCTCCAGACCCCAAGTGATGTGCTGCTGGGCCCCCCAGACCCAAAGCAACATGCTCCTGGGCTCCCCCTGGGCCCCCAGACCCAAAACAGCCCCCaccaggtgctgctgggctcccCCAGACCTAAAACAGCACAGTCCTGGGCCCCCAGACCCAAAACAGCACAGTCCTGGGCCCCCCCAGACCCAAAACAGCCCCCACCAGGTGCTGCTGGCCCCCCCCAGACCCAAAACAGCACAGTCCTGGGCCCCCAGACCCAAAACAGCACAGTCCTGGGCCCCCCCAGACCCAAAATAGCCCCCACCAGGTGCTGCTGGCCCCCCCCAGACCCAAAACAGCACAGTCCTGGGCCCCCAGACCCAAAACAGCACAGTCCTGGGTCCCCCCAGACCCAAAATAGCCCCCACCAGGTGCTGCTGGGACCTCACCAGATACAAAGTGATGTGCTACTGGGCTCCCCCAGACCCAAAACAGCACAGTCCTGGGCCCCCAGACCCAAAATAGCCCCCACCAGGTGCTGCTGGGACCTCACCAGATACAAAGTGATGTGCTACTGGGCTCCCCCAGACCCAAAACAGCACAGTCCTGGGTCCCCCCAGACCCAAAATAGCCCCCACCAGGTGCTGCTGGGACCTCACCAGATACAAAGTGATGTGCTACTggacccccccagacccaaaACAGCACAGTCCTGGGCCCCCCCAGACCCAAAATAGCCCCCACCAGGTGCTGCTGGGAACTCCCCCCAGACCCAAAATAGCCCCCACCAGGCACTGCTGGGCCCCTCAGATCCAAAGCAACTCAGTCCTGGGTCCCCAGACCCAAAACAGCACAGTCCTGGGCCCCCAGACCCAAAACAGCACAGTCCTGGGCCCCCCCAGACCCAAAACAGCACAGTCCTGGGCCCCCAGACCCAAAACAGCACAGTCCTGGGCCCCCCCAGACCCAAAACAGCCCCCACCAGGTGCTGCTGGGCCCCCCCAGACCCAAAGCAACTCAATCCTGGGCCCCCCAGACCCAAAACACCCCCCACCACATGCTCCTGGGGCCCCCAcgtgccccccagcacccctctgATGTCCCCAATGACCCCTCTGACCCCCTTGTCCCCCCAACACTCCTCTgaccccccatgtgccccccaaatcccctatgaccccccaaaccccctctgaCCTCCCCCATTGACCCCCAAACACCTCTTGTGCCCCCCCAGACCCTCCTGATCTCCCCAGACACCCCCCAATTACCTTCATacacccccaaaccctctcTGACCCCCCAAAAGTgccccctgtcccccccaaaCGACCCCTCTGCCCCCCATAATccatccccagcccccccagagccatcccagtgcccccagaCCCGCTGCCACTGGGCTCCAGGTGAGGGGGGGGGGACACCCCcaaggctcagcacccccaaaccccctgagcccccccccAAACACCTCCCTgaaccccaaacccctcaaCACCCCCCCTTTGTACCCCAAAACCGCTCCCTCTGCTCCAAAAACCTCCCTCTGCTGCCTGAGGCTCTGAGCTGACGGAGGGACAGGGGTGAGTCCCCCCCAAAACCgctcccctgcaccccaaaaccgctcccctgcaccccaaaactgctcccctgcaccccaaaaccgctcccctgcaccccaaaaccaccctctgcaccccaaaacTGCTCCCCTGCGCCCCAAAACCACCCTCTGCGCCCCAAAACCgctcccctgcaccccaaaaccaccctctgcaccccaaaaccgctcccctgcaccccaaaaccgctcccctgcaccccaaaaccaccctctgcaccccaaaaccactcccctgcaccccaaaaccaccctctgcaccccaaaaccGCTCCCCTGCACCCCCTCCCCACGTTCAATCCCCCCCCTGGATCCCCAAATCTCCCTCTTTCACCCCAAAATGGATCCCTGGGGTCCCCTAGACCCCACCTCCAATCCCTGGATCCCCCCCATACCCCCCTTGTACCCCAAAAAAGCCCCTTGTGGCCCCTCCCCCCCCTGTACCCCCCAAACTTGGGGGTAGGGCCTTGGGGTAtcccccccccctccctctGAGACCCCAAATCTCCCCCCCAGACTCTgtccagagccccccaaaaccttCTGGAGatcccccaaactcccccaaagaccccccaaaactcccccaaactCCCCTCAGGCCCCCCCAAAACCTTCTGGGGACCCCCAATTCCCTccagaccccccaaaccctcccccaATCTCCCCAAACCTTCTGGGgacccccaaaactcccccaagccctccccaaatccccccaaaacccccccaataCCCCCCCAAACCTTCTGGGGATCCCCCAAACTCCTTCCAGAccccccccagtccccccaAATCTTCTGAGGatccccaaaactcccccaacccctccccaaatccccccaaaactcccccaaagccccccaaaactcccccaaacccccccaatcccccccaaaccttCTGGggatcccccaaaccccccccaaaacTTGCCCAAACCCCCCCCAGTCCCCTCAAACCTTCTGGGGATCCCCCAAACTCCTTccagaccccccaaaccctccctcaATCTCCCCAAACCTTCTGGGGATCCCCCAAACTCCTTccagaccccccaaaccctccctcaATCTCCCCAAACCTTCTGGGGATCCCCCAAACTCCTTGCAGATACCCCCCAGTCCCCTCAAACCTTCTGGGGACCCctccaaacccccccaaaaccccttcaaatccccccaaccccccccaacTCCCCCCAAACCTTCTGGGGATCCCCCAAACTCCTTCCacaccccccaaacctcccAGTCCCCCCAAATCTTCTGAGGACCCCCAAAActtccccaaatccccccaaaccccccccagTCCCCCCCAAACCTTCTGGGGATCCCCCAAACTCCTTCCAGAccccccccagtccccccaAACCTTCtggggacccccccaaacctcccccagacccccaaactccccccagTCCCCCCAAATCTTCTGGGGaccctcaaccccccccccaaaactcccccaaaccccccccagTTCCCCCCAAACCTTCTGGGGATCCCTCAAACTCCTTccagaccccccaaaccctcccccaATCTCCCCAAACCTTCTggggacccccaaatcccccccaaatcccccccaaatccccccaaaccttctggggacccccaaatcccccccaaatccccccccagtccccccaAACCTTCTGGGGACCCCCAAAACTCCTtccagacccccccaaaccccccccaatccccccaAACCTTCTggggacccccaaatcccccccaaacccccccaaacccccccaaatccttccaaaactcccccaaaccccccccagtccccccaAACCTTCTggggacccccaaatcccccccaaactcccccaaacccccccaaatccccccaaaactcccccaaacccctcccagtcccccccaAACCTTCTGGggatcccccaaaccccccccaaaaccccttcaaatcccccccaaccccccccaaccccctccaaacCTTCTggggacccccaaatcccccccaaactcccccaaacccctcccaaccCCCGAAACCTTCTGGGGACCCCCAAAACTCCTTCCAGacaccccccaaatcccccccaaaccccccccaacccccccaaaccttctggggacccccaaatcccccccaaactcccccaaccccccccaaaccttctggggacccccaaaactcccccaaaactcccccaagccctccccaaatccccccaaaactcccccaaaccccccccagtccccccaAACCTTCTggggacccccaaatcccccccaaatccccgccaaactcccccaaaaccccccaaatccccccaaaactcccccaaacctcccccagTCCCCCCAAACCTTCTGGggatcccccaaacccccccccaaaaccccttcaaatccccccaacccccccaaaccttctggggacccccaaaccccctccaaaaccccttcaaatccccccaaacccccccccaaccccccccaaaccttctggggacccccaaatcccccccaaactcccccaaaccccccccaatcccctcAAACCTTCAGGGGatcccccaacccccccccaaaaccccttcaaatacccccaaaccccccccacccccccccaaacctcctgtACATCCCCCAgaccccttcccctcccctctctgcaGTTGGGGGGCCCCTCCCTCACCCCCTTTCTgtgtccccccctcccccaggtACGAGGAGGGTGAGATCCAGGCCAAGGTGGCCACGTTCCGCATGatgctgctggagaaggacgTGGCGGTGGGGGGCGACCCCCCAGAGCAACGCCCCACGTGAGCAAAACCCCCCCTAAACCCCCCTCAAAACCCACCCCcagagcaccccaaaacccagccCTGGCCTCCCCACGCCTCAGGGTGACCGAGACCCACCAGCTGGCCGAGGCCAACGAGCGCAAGAACGAGCGGCTGCGCGCGGCCTTCGGCATCGGCGACGCCTACGTGGGCGGCAGCGCCTTCGACCCCGCGCGGCGCGCCAAGGACGCCAAGGACGCGCCTCCCGACGGGCCCCCGCCCGCCAGGTACCCCCCTcagaccccctgagacccctcagacccccctgagccccctcaGCCTGCCAGGTACCCCCCACGGACCCCCCAGAGCCTCCTGAGACCCCTCAGAGCCCCACAGACCCCTTCAGCCCGCCAGgtacccccacagacccccctgagaccccaCAGGCCGCCTGAGACCCCtcagacccccacagacccccacagaccccttCAGCCCGCCAGGTACCCCCCCTCAGACCCCACAGAGCCCCCtcagacccccacagacccccctgagaccccctgaGATCCCCACAGACCCCTtagacccccacagacccccctgagaccccctgaGATCCCCACAGACCCCTtagacccccacagacccccctgagaccccctgaGATCCCCACAGACCCCTtagacccccacagacccccctgagccccctcaGACCCCACAGAGACCCCTCAGACCTCCCCTGAGACCCCTCAGCCTGCCAGGTATCCCCTCAGACCCCACAGAGCCTCCTCAGACCCCACAGAGCCCCCTCAGACCCCCTGAGATCCCCTGAGACCCCTACAGACCCCTCAGACCCCACAGAGCCCCCTCAGACCCCCTGAGATCCTCTCAGACCCCTCagacccccctgagacccccacagACTGCCAGgtacccccacagacccccctgagaccccctgagcccccacAGACCGCCTGAGACCCCCACAGACTGCCAggtgcccccacagaccccctgagaccccacagacccccctgagacccccacagacccccctgagccccctcagacccccctgagccccctcaGACCGCCAGGTACCCCCCCTCagacccccctgagccccctgagatcccccacagaccccccagagcccccagagACCCCTCAGCCCACCAGGtacccccctgagaccccccaaacccccctgaaAACCCCTCCCAAGTCACCCCTGGCAATGTGgggccccctgtgccccccaccctgaccccccgtGTGTCCCCCAGCTCCCGCTCGCCCTCACCCaagcagaagaagaagaagaagaagaaggaccGGGGCAGGTCAggatttgggggtggggggagggtcctggggggggatttggggggtgggggagtgaaatttgggggggctttggggtCTGTCCCTCACCCAACCCCCCCAACCAGGTCAGCGAGTCGCTctggggagaggaagaagagctCCAAGAAGAAGAAGCACAGGTAGGGGCAACTGGGGGGTGGTACTGGGGGCAACTGGGAGGCTactgggaggcaactgggaggTGACAGTGACCAAGGGgcaccccaaactcaccccccccaccccccaaattCATTCCCCAGGTCGGAGTCTGAGGCCAAGAAGCGGAAGCACCGGTGAGGGGGAGacctggggggctgtggggagggatttgggggggctgggggagtgttggggggctggggggggtcaTCAGGGGTCTGTAATGACGTCACTGATGACGTTTATCCCCCTCCCCTTctgccccccagctcccccagccccaaaaccaaacacaaggccaaggagaagaagaggaagaggtgagGACACGCCCCCTCCCCAACAAagccctgcccacagccatgagTCCCCATTTCTCCCAAGCCACGCCCCCGACTCGAGACCACGCCCCCTCCCACCAAAGCCCCGCCCACAGCAATGAGTCCCATTCACCccaggccacgccccctcccgcCAAGTCCCGCCCCCAATTCtaggccacgccccctcccacCAAAGCCCCGCCCACAGCAAATGAGCCCCATTCACCCCAAGCCACGCCCCCCAACTCGAGGCCACGCCCCTCCCCACCAAAGCCCCGCCCGCAGCAACGAGCCCATTCACCCCAAGGCTTGCCCTaagccacgccccctcccaACCAAGCCCCGCCCACAGCAATGAGCCCCATTCACCCCAAGCCACGCCCCCAGCGCAGACCACGCCCCCTCCCAACAAAGCCCCGCCCACAGCAACGACTCCCATTCACCCCAAGGCTTGCCCTaagccacgccccctcccaACCAAGCCCCGCCCACAGCAATGAGCCCCATTCACCCCAAGCCACGCCCCCAACTCGAGGCCACGCCCCTCCCCACCAAGCCCCGCCCGCAGCAACGAGCCCATTCACCCCAAGCCACGCCCCCAGCGCAGACCACGCCCCCTCCCACCAAAGCCCCGCCCACAGCAAACGAGCCCCATTCATCCCAAGCCACGCCCTCAACTCGAGGCCACGCCCCCAACCAAGCCCCGCCCACAGCAACGAGTCCCATTCATTCCAAGCCATGTCCCCAGTCCAGGCCACGCCCCTCCCGCCAAGTCCCGCCCCAACTTTAGGCCACGCCCCCTCTCAACAAAGCCCCGCCCACAGCAACAAACCCTTCATTCCCAAGCCACGCCCCCTCACCAAAGCCCCGCCCACATCAATGAGCCCCATTGGCCACAAGCCACGACCCCAATTcgaggccacgccccctcccatCAAAGCCCCGCCCACAGCAATGAGCCCCATTCACCCCAAGCCACGCCCACAACTCGAGGCCACGCCTCCTCCCACCAAAGCCCCGCCCACAGCAACAGGCCCCATTCATCCCAAACCATGTCCCCACTCCAGACCACGCCCCCTCCTGCCCAAGCCCCGCCCCCAACTCTaagccacgccccctcccaCCAAAGCCCCGCCCACAGCAATGAGCACCATTCATCCCAAGCCACGCCCCCAACTCCAGAccacgccccctccccaaagctccgcccccatccctcccctccccccccacaGATCCACCAGCGAATCGGCGTCGCAGAAGAGCCGCCGCGACGCTCGCTCTTCCTcccccgccgcctcctcctcctcctccggcTCCTCCCGCAGCCGGTAAGtcaccccaaaccctccctccctacccccctgaccccccaaaaccaaccccttccccccctccacACCCAACcctcccccgccgccccgcAGGTCCCGcagcgccccccgcccccgccgatgccgccgccccctcccccgaCAAGGACCCGCCGGCCTCGACGACCCCGGGCGCCGCCGCAGCCGAGGTGAgcgccgggccgggggcggggggcgaggGGAGGGTGGGAGCAgtccccccctccctccccttcctcctcctccgtCCCCTCCTCATCATCAAACCCCCATTCCCCCCGTTCTAACGCTGCCCCCCCCCATCCCGCAGGCGCAGCCGCAGCCGCAGCAGCCCCCGGCGTCACCGGAGCCGCCGCCCGTGAGCCCCCCGCCACCGCCCCCCGCTGCCACCGCCGCAcagccccccgcagccgccgccacccccggagcccccccacaaccccccctccctcctcctcccctcctcccccacccaaaccccgcacccccaccccatccccccctccccgccgcgcCAAGACCCCCACCCCGCCCCCCCCgccctcctcccgccgccgccgccgctcgcccaccccgcgccgccgctcgccctcgccccctccccgccgccgctcgtcccgccgccgctccccccgcagccgcagccccccgtcccgctcctcccgccgccgctcccccccGCAGCCCTTCGCGCCGCCgctccccccgcagccccccgtcctcctcctcctcccgccgccgccgcagccgccgcagccccccgccccgctcccgctcccgctcccccccctccccgccgccgccgccgccgctcccgctcCCGCACCCCCTTGTGGCGCCCCAACTCCTCgtccccccctccccgctgGCCCCGCCGCGCTCCCGCTCCCGCACCCCCTCCCCGCTCCCGCTCCCCCAGGCCCTGGTCGCGCTcgtcccgccgccgctccccccgcagcccccgcagcTCCCGCCGCTCCCGCTCCGGCTCCTCGCCGCGCTCCTTCAGCCCgtccccgcgccgccgccatcgccgccgccgccaccgcgcCGCCCGCCGCAGCCGCTCCGACTCCTCCGGCAAGTCCCGCGGCCGCCGCAGCCGCtcgccttcctcctcctccccgccaccttcctcttcctcacgGGGGGCTCCACCGAAACGACCCCGGAACGCCTCCTCGCGCTCCCCGGCCACGCCgtcccccaaagcccccagcccggccccggcccctgctcctgctcccgcCGCCCCGGCTCGACCCAAGTGGGTGCCCCTGGCCGAGCTGCAGCCGCCGGACCCCAAAGCTGCCGCCCCCAAGTGGGTGCCCATCGGGGGAGGGGGCTCCCAGCAGAGCCTCCCCCCGCAGCCCGCGCCCCCCGGCACCGAGGCCGACGCCAAAGCGGCCAAAGCGCCTCCCAACCTGCCCAAAGCTGCCGTGGCGGCGCCTCCGCCGCCTCCTGCGGGCTCGGTGGCCACCCCTGCGGGGTCAGTAGCCACCCCTGTGGCCTCAGTGGTCACCCCAACGGCCTCAGTGGTCACCCCAACGGCCTCAGTGGCCACCTCTGTGGTCTCAGTAGCCACCCCTGTGGCCTCAGCCACCCCAGCGGGCTCAGTAGCCACCTCTGTGGCCTCAGTAGCCACCCCCATGGCTTCAGTAGCCACCTCCAGAGCCTCAGTGGCCACCCCAACGGCCTCAGTGGGCACCCCCATGGTCTCAGTGGCCACACCAACAGCCTCAGTGGCCACACCAACAGCCTCAGTGGCCACCCCAAGAGCCTCAGTGGCTACCCCAACAGTCTCAGTAGCCACCCCAAGAGCCTCAGTGGCCACCCCAACGGCTTCAGTGGCCACCCCAACAGCCTCAGTGGCCACCCCAACAGCCTCAGTGGCCACCCCATCACCCCTCAAAGCCACGACATCACCGTCCgcccccaaaaccagcccagGGCCCACCGACACCAAACCAGTAGCCACAGAGGCCAAACTGGTGGCCACCaaccccccagcaccctccaAAGCGCTGGGAGCTGTCCCCCAGGCGCCCAAAGTGGCCGTGGCACCGGCGCCAAAGGTCGCCAGCGAGGGTAAACCAGTGGCCACTGAGGCTAAACCAGTGGCCACTGAGCCCAAACTGGTTGCCACTGAGGTAAAAACCGGTTGCCACTGAGGTAAAACCGGTTGTTACTGAGCCCAAACTGGTCACTGCTGAGTCCAAACTGGTCGCTGCTGAGCCCAAACTGGTCACTACTGAGTCCAAACCAGTTGCTACTGAGCCCAAACCGGTCGCCACCGAGGTGAAACCAGTAGCCACCGAGCCCAAACCAGTAACCACAacccccccacctcctcccagctcctccaaaGCCCCAGTGGCACCAgttcccagcccagccaggctgacCCCAGGCTCTGGCAAACTGGTGACGCCTCCCCCACCACCACCGGGGCTGCCGAGGGCGCTGAGCGCTGGGCTCCGAGCCGGCGGCTCCTTGTTGCCAGCCACACGCCTCAGTTTGCCCTCCTCCCCCGTGGCAGCCTCcgccctgcccccctgggccccTCTCCAAGCCCCTCCCCCGCTTGCTGCCCACCCCTGTGGCCACCACTGTGGTGCCCGTGGCTACTGCCAAGGCCTGTGCTGGGGGGGCTCTGGGTTTGGCTACTGCCAAGGCCGCTGTGGCtactggagctgctgctgtggctgctgcctcgCTGGCCAGGGCCACCATGGGCAACAGCGGTGCCAGAGCTGTTGGGGtcaccagtgctcccagttcaGGGGGCAGCAGGAGTACTGGTGTGGTTGTGGGTAGTAGCAGCGTGGCTGTGGCCACCAACAGCAGCGTGGCTGTGGCCACCAACACCAGTGTGGCTGTGGCCAACACCGGTATGGCTGCGTCCAGCACCAGTATGACTGTGGCCAATACCAGTATGGCTGCATCCAGCACCAGTATGGCAGTGGCCACCACCAGTACAAGTGTGGCTACCAGCAGTATGGCACTGTCCAACACCAGTATGACTGTGGCTACCACCAGTGCAGCTGTGGCCACCACCAGTGCAGCTGTGGCTACCACCAGTATGACTCTGGCTACCACCAGTACACCTGTGGCCACCACCAGTATGACTGTGGCCACCACCAGTGCAGCTGTGGCTACCACCAGTATGACTCTGGCTACCACCAATATGACTGTGGCCACCACCAGTATGGCAGCATCCACCACCAGTACACCTGTGGCCACCACCAGTACACCTGTGGCCACCACCAGTACACTTGTGGCCACCACCAGTACACCTGTGGCCACCACCAGCGTGCCTGTGGCCACCAGCAGCCTGCCCACCGCTCCCAAACCCACTGTGGACACCACCCCCAAGGCCACCCCCGTGGCCACCGTCCCCACCCTTGTGGCCACCACCAAGAGCCCTGTGGCTACCAGCCCCAACCTCTTGGCCACTGTCCCCACCCTTGTGGCCACCACCAAGAGCCCTGTGGCCACcagccccaacctcctggcCACCGTCCCCACCCTTGTGGCCAccaccaaagctgctgtggCCACCTCGCCCCACGCCACGGCCACCACCAAGAGCGCCGCTGTGGCCACCGTCCTCGCCTCTGTGGCCACCACCAAGAGCACTGTGGGAGCCACCCCTGTGACCACCATCCCAGCCTCTGTGGCCACCAccaaagccacagcagcagccaccaccgTGGCCACCACCAAGGCCCCCGTGGCCAGCGGCGTCACCAAGCCCTCGGTCACGGTCACCAGCCCCGTGGCTGCTGCCACCTCCTCAGCCATCgccaccagccctgctgcagcctccaagGTGGCCCTGCCCGTGGCCACCAACGTCCCCAAGGCTCCTGTGGCTCCCACCACAGCCCCCAGGGCTACCAGTGGCCCTGTGGCCACCAGCACCGTGGCCACCAGCGCTGCCAAGCCCTCTGGACCCGCTGTGGCCGCCTCTGCCACCGTGGCCaccaaggctgctgctgccaccagtGTCACCGTGGTGGCCACCTCCAGCGTGGCCACCAGCATCACTGTGGCTCCCAAAGCCACCACCGTGGCCACCACCACTGTGGCCACCACCAGCCTCACCGTGGCCACCACCAAGGTGACAGACACCGCCGCCAGTGTCACCCCAGTGGCCACCACCACGAGCGCCCCAGTGGCCACCAGTCCCCCAGTGACGGCCACCAGCGGCCCCCGAGGTCACGGCTGAGGGCGCCACAGCCCAACCCAAGGCTGGATCTTCTTCATCCTCCTCGTCCTCGTCGTCCTCTTCGTCTTCATCCTCCTCATCCTCGTCCTCCTCCTCGTCATCGTCCTCTGACTCCGACTCCAGCTCCTCCGACTCCGCTCCGGCCTCGCCGGCTGCGCCGTGAGTAGAAACGGGCCCCAAAACGGCCCCAAACggccccaaaactgccccaaacgGACCCCAAAGGGGCCTAAatgccccaaaactgccccaaacgGGCTCCAAATGGCCCAAACGACCCCAAAATTACCCCAAATGGCCCTAAATGGCacaaaactgccccaaacagCTCCAAAACGGACCCCAAATagccccaaaactgccccaaatggGCTCCAAatgccccaaaactgccccaaacgGACCCCAAAGGGGCCTAAATGCCCCAAAACTACCCCAAACGGGCTCCAAATGGCCCAAACGACCCCAAAATTACCCCAAATGGCCCTAAATGGCacaaaactgccccaaacagCTCCAAAACGGACCCCAAATagccccaaaactgccccaaatggGCTCCAAatgccccaaaactgccccaaacgGACCCCAAAGGGGCCTAAATGCCCCAAAACTACCCCAAACGGGCTCCAAATGGCCCAAACGACCCCAAAATTACCCCAAATGGCCCTAAATGGCacaaaactgccccaaacagCTCCAAAACGGACCCCAAATagccccaaaactgccccaaatggGCTCCAAatgccccaaaactgccccaaacgGACCCCAAAGGGGCCCAAATGGCCCAAACGACCCCAAAACTACCCCAAATGGCCCCAGATGGGCTCCAAAG includes:
- the LOC133629103 gene encoding mucin-2-like translates to MGNSGARAVGVTSAPSSGGSRSTGVVVGSSSVAVATNSSVAVATNTSVAVANTGMAASSTSMTVANTSMAASSTSMAVATTSTSVATSSMALSNTSMTVATTSAAVATTSAAVATTSMTLATTSTPVATTSMTVATTSAAVATTSMTLATTNMTVATTSMAASTTSTPVATTSTPVATTSTLVATTSTPVATTSVPVATSSLPTAPKPTVDTTPKATPVATVPTLVATTKSPVATSPNLLATVPTLVATTKSPVATSPNLLATVPTLVATTKAAVATSPHATATTKSAAVATVLASVATTKSTVGATPVTTIPASVATTKATAAATTVATTKAPVASGVTKPSVTVTSPVAAATSSAIATSPAAASKVALPVATNVPKAPVAPTTAPRATSGPVATSTVATSAAKPSGPAVAASATVATKAAAATSVTVVATSSVATSITVAPKATTVATTTVATTSLTVATTKVTDTAASVTPVATTTSAPVATSPPVTATSGPRGHG